In Acetobacteroides hydrogenigenes, a genomic segment contains:
- a CDS encoding ComEC/Rec2 family competence protein: MAFSLGIALATEVTFLWHYWLLISPFALLVMFWGYNSLRYSHRWVFGAGAFLLFFSLGAAYVSITKSRLVDGSFDEKTFLTIQVDDNPVETRYGSRWTSKVVDAPQHLKILVGTKAITYSRDTVIPNYASILRVRARVTSIDPPKNPYEFSFKDYYARQGVYASAFISKGCILPIGQAKVNPILKLAYFLQRYTLQTFRQFGFEGAELGVVLALMIGDKQFLDGNLKTMYANIGAMHILAVSGMHVALYYIVLVWLLFFMRGRIGGIFKNVIILLALWVFAFVAGFSPSIVRATVMFTFILVGKMLNRSHNIFNLVAASFIVLLLYNPFSLYDVGFLLSYAAVISILLFYPFLGRWAPHNRIFRWGYDLVAVSLAAQILTLPLTVYYFHQFPLVFLLTNIILIPLTTMIIYGGLVLLSISWWSWGANLLAAILIWLLKLTNSSVSFIEHIPGGVLSSIYFERWQMLLLFVAFMLFFVFMLYRKAKLVLLSLMLMVIVTAGVAFSKIKERRPILVVYAMRGGTAILMSSGERSRCLCDSVRDGYSYNFMDQSLLKWGRAASNDVEFVDFEDSISKHDWRYSRGWCSFAGKVLYVCSKQIVKKRTTDPPIAVDYLVVCRKTRGNPDELLKYIRPKFVVIDGSASKYLSDKWTHKCLQGQIPFYDVSKNGAFVVNL, translated from the coding sequence GTGGCTTTTAGTCTCGGCATTGCATTAGCAACAGAGGTAACCTTTTTGTGGCATTACTGGTTGCTAATTTCACCCTTTGCGCTACTTGTAATGTTTTGGGGATATAACTCGCTGCGGTATAGCCACCGCTGGGTATTTGGTGCAGGCGCATTTCTTCTATTCTTCTCGTTAGGTGCTGCCTATGTAAGTATCACAAAATCTAGGCTAGTTGACGGTTCATTTGATGAGAAAACTTTCCTAACCATTCAGGTTGATGACAACCCAGTTGAAACAAGGTATGGATCTCGGTGGACATCGAAAGTTGTAGATGCTCCACAACATCTTAAGATATTGGTCGGGACAAAAGCAATTACCTACAGTAGAGATACTGTCATTCCAAACTATGCATCCATTTTGCGGGTTCGGGCACGAGTTACATCAATAGATCCACCTAAGAATCCTTACGAATTTAGCTTTAAGGACTACTATGCTCGCCAAGGCGTATACGCATCTGCTTTTATATCGAAAGGCTGTATTTTGCCTATAGGGCAGGCCAAGGTTAATCCGATATTGAAGTTGGCCTATTTTCTACAGCGCTATACCCTTCAAACATTTAGGCAGTTCGGTTTTGAAGGAGCTGAACTAGGTGTTGTCCTTGCTTTAATGATTGGTGATAAGCAATTTCTTGATGGGAACCTTAAAACAATGTATGCCAACATAGGGGCAATGCATATACTAGCTGTGTCTGGTATGCATGTTGCGCTGTACTATATAGTTCTAGTGTGGTTACTTTTCTTTATGCGAGGTAGGATTGGAGGCATATTCAAGAATGTCATCATACTTCTTGCGCTTTGGGTATTCGCTTTTGTGGCTGGATTCTCCCCTTCTATTGTGAGGGCTACCGTTATGTTCACATTTATACTGGTGGGGAAGATGTTGAATAGAAGCCACAACATTTTTAATTTGGTTGCTGCTTCGTTTATAGTTTTGCTCTTGTACAACCCTTTTTCGCTCTATGATGTAGGCTTTTTGCTCTCATATGCAGCTGTTATATCAATACTGCTCTTTTATCCTTTCTTGGGTAGATGGGCTCCACATAATAGGATATTTCGGTGGGGGTACGATCTTGTTGCAGTATCGCTAGCTGCGCAAATTCTAACGTTGCCGCTTACTGTTTACTACTTCCATCAGTTTCCGTTGGTCTTTTTGCTCACCAATATTATTCTTATTCCACTTACAACCATGATTATTTATGGAGGGTTGGTGCTGCTTTCAATCTCGTGGTGGAGTTGGGGGGCTAATTTGCTTGCTGCAATACTGATTTGGCTGTTGAAGCTAACCAATAGTTCGGTTTCGTTTATTGAGCATATTCCGGGAGGCGTACTATCGAGCATTTACTTCGAACGTTGGCAGATGCTACTTCTTTTTGTGGCATTTATGTTGTTTTTTGTCTTTATGCTTTACCGAAAAGCCAAACTAGTACTGCTATCGCTAATGTTGATGGTTATAGTTACAGCAGGGGTTGCCTTTAGCAAGATTAAGGAACGAAGGCCAATTTTGGTTGTGTATGCCATGCGTGGAGGAACCGCTATTCTTATGAGTAGCGGAGAGCGCAGCCGTTGCCTGTGCGATTCTGTTCGAGATGGGTACAGCTACAATTTTATGGATCAGTCGCTGCTAAAATGGGGAAGAGCAGCATCCAATGATGTGGAATTTGTGGATTTCGAGGATTCTATAAGTAAGCACGATTGGAGGTATAGTCGTGGCTGGTGCTCTTTTGCCGGAAAAGTGCTATACGTTTGCTCCAAACAAATAGTAAAAAAGAGAACGACAGATCCTCCTATTGCCGTTGACTACCTTGTTGTTTGTAG
- the carA gene encoding glutamine-hydrolyzing carbamoyl-phosphate synthase small subunit, translated as MDLKNVKLVLEDGTEFIGKSFGYEGCSAGEVVFNTAMTGYPESLTDPSYRGQLLVLTYPLIGNYGVPGANQEDNLFKFYESDQLHIDGLIISDYSEEYSHWNANESLGDWLKRNKVPGITGIDTRALTKILRERGAMMGKIVFEGEDIAFRDPNKENLVDQVSTKDVKIYGEGRHRVVLVDCGVKNNIIRNLIKRDVTVVRVPWNYNFLNEEYDGLFISNGPGDPKMCEATINHLKVAITQDKPIMGICLGNQLLSLASGANTYKLKYGHRSHNQPVLQVGTNRAFVTSQNHGFAIDNNTLSGDWEPYFINLNDGTNEGVRHKTKRIFSAQFHPEASSGPTDTEFLFDDFIRNIEAFKAE; from the coding sequence ATGGATCTTAAAAACGTTAAGCTTGTTCTGGAGGACGGCACTGAATTCATCGGTAAGTCTTTTGGCTACGAAGGATGCTCAGCAGGTGAGGTAGTTTTCAATACTGCCATGACCGGATATCCCGAGAGCCTCACCGACCCTTCTTACCGAGGTCAACTTCTAGTCCTCACCTATCCTCTTATCGGAAACTATGGTGTTCCGGGTGCCAACCAAGAGGATAATCTCTTTAAATTTTACGAGTCCGATCAGCTCCACATCGATGGATTGATCATCTCTGACTACTCTGAGGAGTACAGCCATTGGAATGCTAACGAAAGCTTAGGTGACTGGCTTAAGCGGAACAAGGTGCCCGGAATTACCGGGATTGACACTCGGGCGTTAACCAAAATTCTTCGTGAAAGGGGTGCCATGATGGGCAAAATCGTTTTCGAAGGAGAGGATATTGCCTTCCGTGATCCTAACAAGGAGAACCTTGTAGACCAAGTCAGCACTAAAGATGTTAAGATTTACGGAGAAGGGCGGCATCGGGTAGTTTTGGTTGATTGTGGCGTTAAGAACAACATCATTCGTAACCTTATTAAGCGAGATGTGACGGTTGTTCGTGTTCCTTGGAACTACAATTTCCTAAATGAGGAGTATGATGGGCTGTTTATCTCAAACGGACCAGGCGACCCTAAGATGTGCGAGGCAACCATCAACCACTTAAAGGTGGCAATTACCCAGGATAAGCCTATTATGGGAATTTGTCTTGGCAATCAATTGCTTTCTTTAGCATCTGGAGCAAATACCTACAAGTTGAAGTATGGTCACCGCAGTCATAATCAGCCAGTTCTTCAGGTTGGGACAAACAGGGCGTTCGTAACTTCACAAAACCACGGTTTTGCTATTGACAACAACACCTTGAGCGGCGATTGGGAGCCTTACTTCATCAACCTAAACGACGGTACAAACGAGGGTGTGCGCCACAAAACAAAGCGTATCTTCTCGGCTCAGTTCCACCCCGAAGCTTCGAGTGGCCCAACTGATACCGAATTTTTGTTCGATGATTTCATCCGCAACATTGAGGCTTTCAAAGCCGAATAG
- the carB gene encoding carbamoyl-phosphate synthase (glutamine-hydrolyzing) large subunit, producing the protein MSEIKKFKKIIVLGSGALKIGEAGEFDYSGSQALKALKEEGIQSVLINPNIATVQTSEGVADKIYFLPVTPYFVEKVIEKERPDGIMLSFGGQTALNCGTELFDSGVLAKYGIEVLGTPVQAIKNTEDRQLFADLLHEIDVKTPRSISCTSVEEALKASEELGFPIIVRAAYTLGGQGSGFCDNRDELLKLADKAFSYSPQILVEESIKGWKEVEYEVVRDRFDNCITVCNMENFDPLGIHTGESIVVAPSQTLTNAEYHKLRRIAIKIVRKVGIVGECNVQYALDPYSEDYRVIEVNARLSRSSALASKATGYPLAHVAAKLGLGYGLHELKNAVTKTTTAFFEPALDYIVCKIPRWDLNKFIGVSKEIGSSMKSVGEVMSIGRTFEEAIQKGLRMVGQGMHGFVGNNDLVFDDIDKALSEPTDMRVYSIAAAFAAGYDIDRVHDLTKIDKWFLVKLKSIFDTKKDLQEYSKIESVPADILKDAKRKGFSDFQIARFVIKDEERSMQDRLLEVRKYRKGLGILPYIKQIDTLAAEYPAKTNYLYITYNASENDIEQPNDNQSVVVLGSGAYRIGSSVEFDWCSVNALQTVRKQGLRGVMINYNPETVSTDYDACDRLYFDELTFERVMDIIDFETPQGVIVSTGGQIANNLAMKLYDQQVSVLGTSPVDIDRAENRHKFSSLLDELKIDQPRWKELTSMDDIHKFVDEVGFPVLIRPSYVLSGAAMNVVSNHFELEHFLKLAANVSKEYPVVVTEFIENAKEIEIDAVANKGEVIAYAISEHIEFAGVHSGDATMVFPAQKIYFETARRIKKIARQLAKALNITGPFNMQFLAKDNDIKVIECNLRASRSFPFVSKVLKVNFIELATKVMLGMEVQRPDKSIFELDYIGVKASQFSFSRLSKADPVLGVDMASTGEVGCIGENYYETLLKAMLSVGYRVPKKNILLSTGDARSKIELLNSARMLRDKGYNLFATRGSAQFLNDNGIQATVLHWPDEDAKPNTLDYLREKKIDLVINIPKNLTKTELANDYTIRRSAVDFNIPLITNARLASAFVYAICKYDLDDLKIKSWDEYR; encoded by the coding sequence ATGAGCGAAATAAAGAAATTTAAAAAGATAATCGTACTGGGTTCGGGTGCCCTTAAAATTGGAGAGGCTGGCGAGTTCGACTACTCTGGTTCACAGGCTCTAAAGGCTCTCAAGGAAGAGGGAATCCAATCGGTGCTGATTAACCCAAATATTGCAACCGTTCAAACTTCCGAGGGTGTTGCAGATAAAATTTACTTCCTTCCTGTAACTCCATATTTTGTAGAGAAGGTTATCGAAAAGGAGCGTCCAGATGGGATTATGCTCTCTTTCGGTGGACAAACTGCCCTTAACTGCGGTACGGAGCTTTTCGATTCGGGCGTTTTGGCAAAGTATGGTATCGAGGTTCTTGGAACACCGGTTCAAGCGATCAAAAATACCGAAGACCGCCAGCTTTTTGCCGACTTGCTCCACGAGATTGATGTTAAGACCCCTCGAAGCATCTCTTGTACTTCAGTTGAAGAAGCACTTAAGGCTTCGGAAGAACTAGGTTTCCCAATTATTGTTCGTGCTGCTTATACGCTTGGAGGTCAAGGTTCGGGTTTTTGCGATAACCGCGATGAACTGCTTAAACTTGCCGATAAAGCATTCTCGTACTCTCCACAAATCCTTGTCGAGGAATCGATCAAGGGTTGGAAAGAGGTAGAATACGAAGTGGTTCGCGACCGATTCGACAACTGTATTACGGTTTGTAACATGGAGAACTTCGACCCGCTTGGAATCCATACGGGTGAAAGTATCGTTGTTGCTCCATCGCAAACGCTTACCAATGCCGAGTATCATAAGCTTCGCCGTATTGCCATAAAGATTGTTCGCAAGGTGGGCATTGTGGGCGAGTGTAACGTTCAATATGCGCTCGATCCATACTCAGAGGATTACCGCGTTATCGAGGTTAATGCTCGTCTTTCGCGCTCTTCGGCACTTGCTTCTAAGGCCACGGGTTATCCGCTGGCGCACGTTGCTGCGAAGCTTGGCTTAGGCTATGGCTTGCATGAGCTAAAGAATGCGGTTACCAAAACTACTACTGCATTCTTCGAGCCTGCTCTAGATTACATCGTTTGTAAAATTCCTCGTTGGGATTTAAATAAGTTTATCGGCGTATCTAAGGAGATTGGCTCTAGCATGAAGTCAGTAGGAGAAGTAATGTCCATCGGTCGTACCTTCGAGGAGGCTATCCAAAAGGGACTTCGAATGGTTGGTCAGGGTATGCACGGTTTTGTTGGCAACAACGACCTCGTGTTCGACGATATAGACAAGGCGCTTTCTGAGCCAACCGATATGCGCGTGTATAGCATTGCTGCCGCTTTTGCTGCAGGATACGATATAGATAGGGTACACGATCTGACCAAAATAGACAAGTGGTTCCTCGTTAAATTAAAGTCGATTTTCGATACTAAGAAAGATTTACAAGAATATAGTAAGATCGAAAGCGTTCCTGCTGACATCCTGAAGGATGCTAAGCGAAAGGGATTCTCCGATTTCCAAATCGCCAGATTTGTGATTAAGGATGAGGAGCGTTCGATGCAGGATAGACTTCTTGAGGTTCGTAAGTATCGTAAGGGATTAGGAATATTACCTTACATCAAGCAGATTGATACGCTTGCTGCTGAATATCCTGCAAAAACTAACTACCTGTATATAACATACAACGCTTCTGAAAATGATATCGAACAGCCAAACGATAACCAATCGGTTGTGGTGCTTGGCTCCGGCGCTTATCGTATTGGAAGCTCAGTAGAGTTCGACTGGTGTTCGGTAAATGCTCTTCAAACCGTTCGTAAGCAGGGGCTTCGTGGGGTAATGATTAACTACAACCCCGAAACGGTTTCTACCGATTACGATGCCTGCGACCGTCTTTACTTCGATGAACTTACCTTTGAAAGGGTGATGGATATCATCGATTTCGAGACTCCTCAAGGGGTAATTGTATCTACGGGGGGGCAGATTGCCAATAATTTGGCTATGAAGCTATACGACCAACAGGTATCGGTACTTGGAACCTCGCCGGTTGACATCGACCGAGCAGAGAATCGCCACAAGTTCTCCTCGCTTCTTGATGAGCTTAAGATAGATCAGCCACGTTGGAAGGAACTTACCTCGATGGACGATATTCATAAGTTTGTTGACGAGGTTGGATTCCCTGTGCTTATTCGTCCTTCATATGTGCTTTCGGGTGCTGCCATGAATGTGGTGTCGAACCACTTCGAACTGGAGCACTTCCTTAAGCTTGCGGCGAATGTATCGAAGGAGTACCCTGTTGTAGTAACAGAATTCATTGAGAATGCTAAGGAAATTGAGATTGATGCAGTTGCAAACAAGGGTGAGGTAATTGCCTACGCTATCAGCGAGCATATTGAGTTTGCCGGGGTACACTCTGGCGATGCTACAATGGTTTTCCCTGCACAAAAGATTTACTTTGAAACGGCACGACGCATAAAGAAAATCGCTCGTCAGCTTGCAAAGGCGCTTAATATCACCGGACCATTTAATATGCAGTTCCTTGCAAAGGATAACGATATTAAGGTGATTGAGTGTAACCTGCGCGCATCGCGTAGCTTCCCATTCGTATCGAAGGTGCTAAAAGTGAACTTCATTGAGTTGGCAACTAAGGTGATGCTCGGAATGGAGGTTCAGCGTCCTGATAAGTCAATTTTCGAACTAGATTATATTGGTGTTAAGGCATCTCAGTTCTCGTTCTCGCGTCTTTCTAAAGCCGACCCTGTACTTGGTGTAGACATGGCATCGACAGGAGAGGTTGGTTGCATTGGCGAAAACTACTACGAGACGCTGCTTAAGGCGATGCTATCGGTGGGATATCGTGTGCCAAAGAAGAATATTCTTCTTTCCACGGGTGATGCTCGCTCAAAGATTGAGCTGCTGAACAGCGCCCGCATGCTTCGAGATAAGGGCTATAACCTATTTGCAACTAGAGGATCGGCTCAATTCCTGAACGATAATGGAATTCAAGCAACCGTTCTTCACTGGCCAGATGAGGATGCTAAGCCAAATACGCTAGACTATCTTCGTGAAAAGAAGATTGACTTGGTGATAAATATTCCAAAGAACCTTACCAAAACAGAGTTGGCAAACGACTACACCATTCGTCGTAGCGCGGTAGATTTCAACATTCCGCTAATCACCAACGCACGTTTGGCAAGCGCATTTGTGTACGCCATTTGCAAGTATGATTTGGATGATCTAAAAATTAAGAGCTGGGACGAGTATCGTTAA
- a CDS encoding methylglyoxal synthase, translating to MRKMLAKKRIALVAHDNCKKDMIQWVEKNSESLVGHDLICTGTTGRMIEDALRHKYGDEAIDKVSISRLKSGPLGGDQQLGSMIAEGKIDVLIFFWDAMHAQPHDVDVKALLRIASVYNIPTAQNRSTADFIVTSPILSKEYTPKVYDYSSYISRKIDL from the coding sequence ATGAGAAAAATGCTGGCGAAAAAACGTATCGCACTAGTAGCCCACGATAACTGTAAAAAAGATATGATTCAGTGGGTTGAAAAGAATTCAGAAAGCTTAGTCGGTCACGATTTGATCTGTACTGGAACAACGGGTCGAATGATTGAAGATGCGCTCCGTCACAAGTATGGCGATGAGGCTATCGATAAGGTTTCGATAAGCCGATTAAAATCCGGTCCTCTAGGGGGCGATCAGCAGCTAGGTTCGATGATTGCAGAAGGTAAAATTGACGTGCTTATTTTCTTTTGGGATGCCATGCACGCGCAACCACACGATGTAGATGTTAAGGCTTTGCTACGTATTGCGTCGGTTTACAACATTCCAACCGCTCAAAATCGTTCAACTGCCGATTTTATTGTAACATCACCTATCCTGAGCAAGGAGTATACTCCAAAGGTGTACGATTACTCGAGTTACATCAGCCGTAAGATCGATCTGTAG